One stretch of Rhodoferax lithotrophicus DNA includes these proteins:
- the hslU gene encoding ATP-dependent protease ATPase subunit HslU, with protein MSSLTPQEIVAELDKHIVGQQQAKRAVAIALRNRWRRQQVSADLRAEITPKNILMIGPTGVGKTEIARRLARLADAPFIKVEATKFTEVGYVGKDVDAIIRDLADIAIKQTRQTETQKVRERAVDAAEDRVLDILIPPPRQEFGVMAQDEPESTARQTFRKKLREGQLDDREIELDVAPNTPQLEIMGPAGMEEMTEQLRGMFGQLNQAKKQKRKLKIAEALKLLVEEEAAKLVNEDDIKTQALQMMEQNGIVFIDEIDKVTSRTEGSGADVSRQGVQRDLLPLVEGTTVSTKYGMVKTDHILFIASGAFHLSKPSDLIPELQGRFPIRVELQSLSVDDFVAILTQTTASLVKQYQALLATENVTIEFADEGIQRLAQIAFDVNERTENIGARRLSTVMERLLDEVSFEASHLAGQTVQVNAAYVDSRLAELSQNEDLSRYIL; from the coding sequence ATGTCGTCTCTTACCCCTCAGGAAATCGTTGCCGAACTTGATAAACACATTGTGGGTCAACAGCAGGCCAAACGTGCCGTGGCCATTGCACTGCGCAACCGTTGGCGCCGGCAGCAAGTCAGTGCCGACTTGCGCGCCGAGATCACGCCAAAAAACATTCTGATGATTGGTCCCACCGGGGTGGGTAAAACCGAAATTGCCCGCCGTCTGGCGCGCTTGGCCGATGCCCCCTTCATCAAGGTCGAGGCCACCAAATTCACCGAAGTGGGTTACGTGGGTAAGGATGTCGATGCCATCATTCGTGATCTGGCAGACATTGCCATCAAACAAACCCGCCAGACCGAGACGCAAAAAGTCCGTGAGCGCGCCGTTGATGCGGCAGAAGACCGGGTGCTGGACATTCTGATCCCGCCGCCCCGTCAGGAGTTCGGCGTGATGGCACAAGACGAGCCAGAAAGCACTGCGCGCCAGACCTTCCGGAAAAAGCTGCGCGAAGGCCAACTTGATGACCGTGAGATCGAACTGGATGTGGCCCCCAATACGCCGCAACTTGAAATCATGGGACCCGCGGGCATGGAAGAAATGACCGAACAATTACGCGGCATGTTTGGCCAACTCAATCAAGCCAAAAAGCAAAAACGCAAACTGAAGATTGCCGAGGCGCTCAAACTCCTGGTGGAAGAAGAAGCCGCCAAACTGGTGAACGAAGACGACATCAAAACCCAGGCACTCCAGATGATGGAGCAAAACGGTATCGTGTTCATCGACGAGATTGACAAAGTGACCTCGCGCACGGAGGGCAGCGGGGCAGATGTGTCACGCCAAGGGGTACAACGCGATTTGCTGCCCCTGGTCGAAGGCACCACCGTGTCCACCAAATATGGCATGGTCAAAACTGACCACATCCTGTTCATCGCCTCGGGGGCTTTCCATTTGAGCAAGCCCAGTGACTTGATCCCAGAGCTGCAGGGGCGTTTCCCGATCCGGGTGGAACTGCAATCGCTGTCGGTAGACGACTTTGTCGCCATCCTCACCCAAACCACTGCGTCACTGGTCAAGCAATACCAGGCCCTGTTGGCCACCGAAAACGTCACGATTGAATTTGCCGATGAAGGCATCCAGCGCCTGGCACAAATTGCGTTTGACGTGAATGAACGCACCGAGAACATTGGTGCACGCCGCCTCTCCACGGTGATGGAGCGTTTGCTGGACGAAGTCAGCTTTGAGGCCTCTCATCTGGCGGGGCAAACAGTGCAAGTGAATGCCGCCTATGTGGATTCCAGACTCGCAGAGCTCAGCCAAAACGAAGACTTGAGCCGTTACATCCTGTAA
- the mraZ gene encoding division/cell wall cluster transcriptional repressor MraZ, which produces MFQGASSLSLDAKGRLSVPTRHRDVLSATANGQLTITKHPHGCLMIFPRPEWEKFRERIAALPMSAQWWKRIFLGNAMDVELDGTGRVLISPELRAAAGISKESVLLGMGNFFELWDKATYEAQEAQAMQGEMPDVFKDFSF; this is translated from the coding sequence GTGTTTCAAGGGGCTTCCTCACTCAGTCTGGACGCAAAGGGACGGCTGTCTGTGCCGACCCGGCATCGTGACGTGTTGAGTGCCACCGCCAACGGGCAGCTCACCATCACCAAGCATCCACACGGCTGTTTGATGATCTTCCCGCGTCCTGAGTGGGAAAAATTCCGTGAACGTATTGCTGCCTTGCCCATGTCGGCCCAATGGTGGAAGCGGATTTTTCTGGGCAACGCCATGGATGTGGAACTTGATGGCACCGGGCGTGTGCTGATTTCGCCCGAGTTGCGCGCTGCCGCAGGCATTAGCAAAGAATCCGTTCTGCTGGGCATGGGCAACTTCTTTGAGCTTTGGGACAAAGCCACTTACGAGGCCCAAGAAGCCCAGGCCATGCAGGGTGAAATGCCCGATGTCTTCAAAGATTTTTCTTTCTAA
- the rsmH gene encoding 16S rRNA (cytosine(1402)-N(4))-methyltransferase RsmH — MQSPWTHTTVLLSEAVDALLGAVPSASSADTPPLFVDATFGRGGHSRLLLSKLSANARLIAFDKDPDALAEAATIEDERFSIRHQGFRHLGELPPASVAGVLLDLGISSPQIDNPARGFSFRFEGPLDMRMDTTRGMSVAEWLADAEVDSIAEVIREYGEERFASPIAKAIVARRQTRGPLVSTSELAQLVADTVKTRESGQNPATRTFQAFRIFINAELEELQQALEASLHVLQPGGRLVVISFHSLEDRIVKQFIAKHSKEIFDRRAPFAAPHVMQFNALARVKPSAAEVAANPRARSAIMRVAERTAAAAPELRS, encoded by the coding sequence GTGCAATCTCCATGGACTCACACCACAGTTTTATTGAGCGAAGCGGTTGACGCATTGCTCGGTGCAGTGCCGTCTGCGTCAAGCGCCGACACGCCCCCTTTATTTGTGGATGCCACCTTTGGTCGTGGTGGGCACAGTCGCTTGCTGTTGTCAAAGCTGTCCGCCAATGCCCGGCTGATTGCTTTTGACAAAGACCCTGACGCACTGGCCGAGGCCGCCACCATTGAGGATGAGCGGTTTTCCATTCGCCACCAGGGCTTTCGCCATTTAGGCGAGTTACCGCCAGCCAGTGTGGCCGGGGTCTTGCTGGATCTGGGCATCAGCTCCCCACAGATCGACAACCCGGCACGGGGTTTTAGTTTCAGATTTGAAGGCCCGTTGGATATGCGCATGGATACCACGCGCGGTATGAGTGTGGCCGAATGGTTGGCTGATGCAGAAGTTGATTCAATAGCGGAGGTGATACGTGAATATGGTGAAGAACGGTTTGCTAGCCCCATTGCAAAGGCGATTGTTGCGCGCCGACAGACTCGGGGCCCCCTTGTCTCCACCTCTGAACTGGCCCAGCTCGTGGCTGACACGGTCAAAACCCGCGAGTCGGGCCAGAACCCTGCAACGCGCACATTTCAGGCTTTTCGGATTTTCATCAACGCCGAGCTTGAAGAGCTGCAACAGGCACTAGAAGCCTCATTACACGTGCTACAGCCCGGTGGCCGTCTGGTGGTGATCAGTTTTCACTCACTGGAAGACCGTATCGTCAAACAATTCATCGCCAAACATTCCAAAGAAATTTTTGACCGCCGCGCACCTTTTGCCGCCCCCCACGTCATGCAATTCAATGCATTGGCGCGGGTCAAACCCAGCGCAGCCGAAGTAGCTGCCAACCCGCGTGCGCGTAGCGCCATCATGCGGGTGGCCGAACGCACCGCAGCTGCAGCACCGGAGTTGCGCTCATGA
- the ftsL gene encoding cell division protein FtsL has translation MMRLNLVLLLAVVLSSLYLVNLQYESRHLYSELDRAQAQAGRLASQSERLQVEKRAQATSARVESLAKAKLQMRAATPAITTYVANPQNGATSVSMAQSSHSTNAMPGHLP, from the coding sequence ATGATGCGCTTGAATCTGGTGTTGCTGCTGGCGGTTGTCCTGAGCAGCCTGTATTTGGTGAACCTGCAATACGAATCCCGTCATTTGTATTCGGAGCTGGATCGCGCACAAGCCCAAGCCGGTCGCCTGGCCTCACAAAGCGAACGTTTACAAGTTGAAAAACGTGCGCAAGCCACTTCGGCGCGTGTCGAGAGTTTGGCCAAGGCCAAACTGCAAATGCGCGCCGCAACACCGGCCATCACCACTTATGTGGCCAATCCACAAAACGGCGCAACATCGGTATCCATGGCCCAAAGCAGCCATTCAACCAACGCCATGCCGGGCCATTTGCCATGA
- a CDS encoding peptidoglycan D,D-transpeptidase FtsI family protein, giving the protein MSRSIAYTSSPLLASPTPVWRSKFIVASIALGFAALVGRAVYIQVIENDFFQKQGEVRFARTLSLPANRGRILDRNGVILASSIPVPSIWAIPEDVPRDPQGLKKLADLLNMSLPELNKKLEDEDKTFVWLRRQVDESVGKEVLALGLKGIYERKEYKRQYPEGEAAAHVVGFTNVEDKGQEGMELTFNKELGGRAGSRRVIKDRMGRVVEDVREQIAPVDGRDLQLSIDSKVQFFAYQTLKNAVLEHKAKAGSVVVLDVQTGEVLALANYPSFVPDKRQNLSGAQLRNRALTDTFEPGSTMKPFVIAAALNKGMVTPETPIQTAPGRLTIGSATISDSHAHGILTVSEVIQKSSNIGTAKIALQMPAHDMWEMYTQVGFGQKPDVPFPGAVSGRLRPYKSWRPIEQATMSYGYGISVSLFQLAHAYTIFGRDGDLVPISMFKINQHTPGTSVIEARHALEVRNMLHLVTGPGGTAPKAQTMGYSVGGKTGTAHKVEGRGYANKKYRGVFAGLAPIDAPRIAVAVMIDEPSNGQYFGGDVAAPVFSQTVQQTLKVLGVAPDMTVKPQIVTQPVEESF; this is encoded by the coding sequence ATGAGCCGCAGCATCGCCTACACCTCCAGCCCGTTGCTGGCCAGCCCGACACCGGTATGGCGCAGCAAATTTATTGTGGCGAGCATTGCGCTGGGGTTTGCTGCGCTGGTGGGGCGTGCGGTTTACATCCAGGTGATTGAAAACGACTTTTTCCAGAAGCAAGGTGAAGTGCGCTTTGCCCGCACCCTGTCCTTACCCGCCAACCGGGGGCGCATTCTGGACCGCAACGGCGTGATTCTGGCCTCCAGCATTCCGGTGCCCAGCATCTGGGCCATTCCCGAAGACGTTCCGCGTGATCCGCAGGGCTTAAAAAAGCTGGCCGACCTGCTCAACATGAGCTTGCCAGAGCTGAACAAAAAGCTCGAAGATGAAGACAAGACCTTTGTCTGGTTACGCCGCCAGGTCGATGAGTCGGTTGGCAAAGAAGTGCTGGCCCTGGGTCTCAAAGGTATTTATGAGCGCAAAGAATACAAGCGTCAATACCCGGAAGGCGAAGCCGCGGCCCACGTGGTCGGCTTCACCAATGTGGAAGACAAAGGCCAGGAAGGCATGGAACTGACCTTTAACAAGGAATTGGGCGGCCGTGCCGGTTCCCGGCGCGTCATCAAGGACCGCATGGGCCGGGTGGTGGAAGATGTACGCGAGCAAATTGCCCCGGTGGATGGGCGCGACCTGCAGCTCAGCATTGACAGCAAAGTGCAGTTTTTTGCCTACCAAACCCTGAAAAACGCCGTGCTGGAGCACAAGGCCAAAGCGGGCAGCGTGGTGGTGCTGGATGTTCAGACCGGCGAGGTACTGGCACTGGCCAACTACCCCAGTTTTGTGCCCGACAAACGGCAAAACCTCAGCGGCGCACAGTTGCGCAACCGGGCGCTGACCGACACCTTTGAGCCCGGCTCCACCATGAAACCCTTTGTGATTGCAGCCGCACTGAACAAAGGCATGGTCACCCCCGAGACCCCCATTCAAACCGCCCCAGGGCGCTTGACCATTGGCAGCGCCACCATCAGCGACTCACATGCGCACGGCATACTGACGGTCAGCGAGGTGATCCAGAAGTCCAGCAACATTGGCACCGCCAAGATTGCCCTGCAAATGCCCGCTCACGACATGTGGGAGATGTACACCCAGGTCGGTTTTGGCCAAAAGCCCGACGTCCCCTTTCCCGGTGCCGTGAGTGGCCGCCTGCGCCCCTACAAAAGCTGGCGCCCGATTGAACAAGCCACCATGAGCTACGGTTATGGCATTTCGGTCAGCTTGTTCCAGCTGGCGCACGCCTACACCATCTTTGGTCGCGATGGCGATCTGGTGCCGATCAGCATGTTCAAGATCAACCAGCACACGCCAGGGACATCCGTGATTGAAGCCCGCCATGCGCTGGAGGTACGCAACATGCTGCATCTGGTGACCGGTCCAGGGGGTACTGCCCCCAAAGCCCAGACCATGGGCTATTCGGTCGGTGGCAAAACCGGCACCGCCCACAAGGTTGAAGGCCGTGGTTATGCCAACAAAAAATACCGCGGCGTATTTGCCGGACTGGCTCCTATTGATGCGCCGCGCATTGCGGTGGCGGTGATGATTGACGAACCCAGCAACGGTCAATATTTCGGTGGGGATGTGGCCGCGCCCGTGTTCAGCCAGACCGTTCAGCAAACACTCAAGGTGCTGGGTGTCGCGCCAGACATGACCGTCAAGCCACAAATCGTGACCCAGCCGGTGGAGGAAAGTTTCTGA
- a CDS encoding UDP-N-acetylmuramoyl-L-alanyl-D-glutamate--2,6-diaminopimelate ligase, translated as MPTQLHAPEQAVAWLRSRITGVIRTDSRQVGPGDGFLAWPGAAVDARVHVAAALAAGARACLVEHRGSEAFAFTDERVATYLNLKQDCGQISSVWFAQPSAQLAVLAVTGTNGKTSSTWWLAQALSNLKHFTPIPCGVVGTLGIGIPPHVVSTGLTTPDPLALQAAFAGFVAQGHQACAIEASSIGIEEHRLDGTQIHTAVLTNLTQDHLDYHGDMSRYGAAKTRLFAWSGLRAAVINVDDPFGQALAKQLAQTQPALDLWTLSMAETPATTTRLQAQDIRYEPLGVTFDVVEGTQRLSLTTQLIGAYNIANVLGVIAAMRSLGVPLAAAAEACQHLTPVPGRMECVSVPGHALVAVDYAHTPDALAKALEALQPLARARGGQLWCVFGCGGDRDTRKRPLMGAVAATHAQHVVVTSDNPRSESPDAIISQILLGLTGVTGVQVEADRARAITQTLTQAAANDVVLLAGKGHEDYQEIAGQRLHFSDIEQVRAAIGGCPANSPQEVHT; from the coding sequence ATGCCCACTCAACTCCACGCCCCGGAACAGGCCGTAGCCTGGTTACGCAGCCGCATCACGGGCGTGATTCGCACCGACAGCCGTCAGGTCGGCCCAGGCGATGGCTTTCTGGCCTGGCCCGGTGCGGCGGTGGATGCCCGTGTGCATGTGGCTGCCGCTTTGGCGGCGGGTGCCCGTGCCTGCCTGGTGGAACACCGTGGAAGCGAGGCTTTTGCCTTCACCGACGAGCGTGTCGCCACCTACCTGAATTTAAAACAGGACTGTGGCCAGATCAGCAGTGTCTGGTTTGCCCAGCCCAGCGCACAACTGGCCGTATTGGCAGTGACCGGCACCAATGGCAAAACCTCCAGCACCTGGTGGCTGGCTCAAGCGCTCTCAAATTTGAAGCACTTTACGCCTATTCCATGCGGAGTTGTTGGCACTTTGGGCATAGGAATCCCGCCCCATGTGGTCAGCACCGGCCTGACCACGCCCGACCCGCTGGCGCTGCAAGCCGCTTTTGCCGGATTTGTCGCCCAGGGTCACCAGGCCTGTGCCATTGAAGCATCGTCCATCGGCATTGAAGAACATCGCCTGGACGGCACACAGATTCACACGGCCGTGCTCACCAACCTCACACAAGACCATCTGGACTACCACGGTGATATGAGCCGCTACGGCGCGGCCAAAACCCGGCTGTTCGCCTGGTCAGGCTTGCGGGCTGCGGTGATCAATGTGGATGATCCGTTTGGCCAGGCCTTGGCCAAACAACTGGCCCAAACGCAACCGGCGCTGGACCTCTGGACCCTTTCCATGGCAGAAACCCCGGCCACCACCACGCGCTTGCAAGCCCAGGACATCCGTTATGAACCTTTGGGCGTAACTTTCGATGTGGTGGAAGGTACACAACGCCTGTCCCTGACCACCCAGCTCATCGGGGCTTACAACATTGCCAATGTGCTGGGCGTGATAGCCGCCATGCGCAGTCTGGGCGTACCACTGGCGGCAGCGGCCGAAGCCTGTCAACATTTGACACCGGTCCCCGGCCGCATGGAATGTGTCAGCGTACCCGGTCATGCCTTGGTGGCGGTGGACTATGCCCACACCCCGGACGCGCTGGCCAAAGCGCTGGAGGCCCTCCAACCCCTGGCGCGTGCACGTGGTGGGCAACTCTGGTGTGTATTTGGTTGTGGCGGCGACCGCGACACCCGCAAGCGCCCGCTGATGGGGGCCGTGGCCGCCACACACGCCCAACACGTGGTGGTCACCAGCGACAACCCGCGCAGCGAATCCCCCGATGCCATCATTAGCCAGATTTTGTTGGGCTTGACCGGTGTCACCGGGGTTCAGGTGGAGGCCGACCGGGCGCGCGCCATTACGCAAACCCTGACCCAGGCGGCAGCGAACGATGTGGTGCTGCTGGCCGGCAAAGGCCATGAGGACTACCAGGAAATCGCCGGACAGCGCCTGCATTTTTCGGACATTGAGCAGGTCCGGGCCGCCATCGGCGGATGCCCGGCCAACTCGCCACAGGAGGTGCACACATGA
- a CDS encoding UDP-N-acetylmuramoyl-tripeptide--D-alanyl-D-alanine ligase — protein sequence MMTMAQIGSWLAQAQPVNLGADQAGVQIHRVHTDTRSIEPGDLFVALRGERFDANDFLAEAQRQGAVAAICQGDTAAAKLAQAGLPGWVVPDAKLALAQLATTWRAQFSLPLIAVTGSNGKTTVTQMIASILRTWQGEASLATQGNLNNDIGVPLTVLRLRAQHRVAVVELGMNHPGEIATLAAIAQPTVALVNNAQREHLEFMGSVASVAQENGSVINALPADGVAVFPLDDAYSALWSHTAGSRQQVRFATDAANHPNLSVTQAVWADAAWQVSASTPAGTLTYRLHIAGEHNVKNSLAACACALAAGAPLSTIAAGLQAFEPVKGRSRARLIQLDGRAVTLVDDTYNANPDSVRAAIDVLAALPAPRLLVLGDMGEVGNQGPEFHREALQLAVQKNIEKVLVMGSASAQAAMNFDDIEVHSEMTDLQTAVLSALPGITSVLVKGSRFMKMERVVDAICAKADKEPAAC from the coding sequence ATGATGACGATGGCGCAAATCGGTTCGTGGCTGGCACAAGCCCAGCCCGTGAACCTGGGTGCAGATCAAGCTGGTGTACAGATTCACCGCGTGCACACCGACACCCGCAGCATTGAACCGGGTGACCTGTTTGTGGCCTTGCGTGGTGAGCGTTTTGATGCCAATGACTTCCTGGCAGAGGCCCAACGCCAAGGGGCCGTTGCCGCCATTTGCCAGGGCGACACCGCAGCCGCCAAGCTGGCCCAGGCCGGCCTGCCCGGCTGGGTGGTGCCCGATGCCAAGCTGGCACTGGCCCAACTGGCAACCACATGGCGCGCCCAATTCAGCTTGCCGCTGATCGCCGTCACCGGCTCCAACGGCAAAACCACCGTGACACAAATGATTGCCAGCATCCTGCGCACCTGGCAGGGTGAAGCCAGCCTGGCCACCCAAGGCAATTTGAACAACGACATTGGGGTACCGCTGACCGTCCTGCGCCTGCGCGCGCAGCACCGCGTGGCGGTGGTCGAGCTCGGCATGAACCACCCCGGCGAAATTGCCACCCTGGCCGCCATTGCCCAGCCCACCGTGGCACTGGTCAACAACGCCCAGCGCGAACACCTGGAGTTCATGGGCTCGGTGGCCAGCGTGGCGCAAGAAAACGGCTCGGTGATTAACGCGCTGCCTGCCGATGGTGTGGCCGTCTTCCCCCTGGATGACGCTTACAGCGCACTCTGGAGCCACACCGCCGGCAGCCGCCAACAGGTACGTTTTGCCACCGATGCAGCCAACCACCCCAACCTGAGCGTTACTCAGGCGGTCTGGGCCGATGCGGCCTGGCAAGTCAGCGCCAGCACACCTGCAGGCACCTTGACCTACCGCTTGCACATCGCCGGCGAGCACAACGTCAAGAATTCCCTGGCGGCTTGTGCCTGCGCCCTGGCTGCAGGGGCGCCCTTGTCGACCATTGCGGCGGGCCTGCAGGCGTTTGAGCCGGTCAAGGGCCGCTCACGTGCACGACTGATCCAGCTTGATGGGCGTGCCGTCACGCTGGTCGACGACACCTACAACGCCAACCCGGACTCGGTGCGCGCAGCCATTGACGTGCTCGCCGCCCTGCCCGCGCCACGCCTGCTGGTACTGGGGGACATGGGTGAAGTTGGCAACCAGGGCCCTGAATTTCACCGCGAGGCCTTGCAGCTGGCGGTACAAAAAAATATAGAAAAAGTGCTTGTGATGGGCTCTGCTTCTGCGCAAGCAGCTATGAATTTTGATGATATTGAAGTGCATTCCGAGATGACTGATTTACAAACTGCCGTGTTATCTGCGCTGCCGGGTATCACCAGCGTGCTGGTCAAAGGCTCGCGCTTCATGAAGATGGAACGGGTGGTGGATGCCATCTGTGCCAAGGCTGACAAGGAGCCCGCCGCATGTTGA
- the mraY gene encoding phospho-N-acetylmuramoyl-pentapeptide-transferase — MLIWLTQWLQSVYPDLGFLRVFQYQTFRAVMAALTALLMGLAAGPYVIRRLTELKIGQPIRGYGMDTHHVKSGTPTMGGVLILLCIAVSTLLWFDWSNRFVWIVLLVTLGFGAIGWSDDWRKVVNKDPEGMPSKEKYLWQSLIGLVAALYLVFSISENTNYRVLELFFTWIQSGFDMSLPPKAGLMVPFFKEISYPLGVLGFVLLTYFVIVGSSNAVNLTDGLDGLAIMPVVMVGACLGVFAYVTGNVVFSRYLFLPHIAGAGELMIFCSAMAGAGLAFLWFNTHPAQVFMGDVGALALGGALGTVAVIVRQEIVLAIMGGVFVAEALSVMLQVAYFKYTKKRFGQGRRILKMAPLHHHFEKSGWKETQVVVRFWIITMLLCLVGLSTLKLR; from the coding sequence ATGTTGATCTGGTTGACTCAATGGTTACAAAGCGTCTACCCCGATTTGGGGTTTTTGCGCGTATTTCAGTACCAAACCTTCCGTGCCGTGATGGCCGCCCTGACGGCACTGCTGATGGGGCTGGCCGCTGGTCCCTACGTGATTCGCCGCCTGACTGAGCTCAAGATTGGTCAACCGATTCGCGGCTACGGCATGGACACCCACCACGTCAAAAGCGGCACCCCGACCATGGGTGGTGTGCTAATCCTGCTGTGTATTGCGGTATCCACCCTGCTGTGGTTTGACTGGAGCAACCGCTTCGTCTGGATTGTGTTGCTGGTCACCCTGGGTTTTGGAGCGATTGGCTGGTCGGACGACTGGCGCAAGGTGGTCAACAAAGACCCCGAGGGTATGCCCTCCAAAGAAAAATACCTGTGGCAATCGCTGATTGGCCTGGTGGCAGCGCTCTACCTGGTGTTTTCCATCTCGGAGAACACCAACTACCGCGTGCTGGAGCTGTTCTTCACCTGGATTCAATCGGGTTTTGACATGAGTCTGCCGCCCAAGGCCGGGCTGATGGTGCCGTTTTTCAAGGAAATCAGCTACCCATTGGGCGTGCTGGGTTTTGTGCTGCTGACTTATTTTGTGATTGTCGGCTCCAGCAACGCGGTCAATCTGACCGATGGTCTGGACGGTCTGGCCATCATGCCGGTGGTGATGGTGGGTGCCTGCCTGGGCGTGTTTGCCTATGTGACCGGCAACGTGGTGTTCTCCCGCTACCTGTTTTTGCCACACATTGCCGGGGCTGGTGAGCTGATGATTTTTTGCTCGGCCATGGCCGGGGCCGGGCTGGCCTTCCTGTGGTTCAACACCCATCCGGCGCAAGTGTTCATGGGGGATGTGGGTGCCCTGGCGCTCGGTGGTGCCCTGGGCACCGTTGCGGTGATCGTGCGGCAAGAAATTGTGTTGGCCATCATGGGTGGCGTGTTTGTCGCGGAAGCCTTGTCGGTGATGCTGCAAGTGGCGTACTTCAAGTACACCAAAAAGCGTTTTGGGCAAGGTCGGCGCATTTTGAAAATGGCCCCGCTGCACCACCATTTTGAAAAGAGCGGCTGGAAAGAAACCCAGGTGGTGGTGCGCTTCTGGATCATCACCATGCTGCTGTGCCTGGTGGGCTTGAGCACTTTGAAGCTGAGGTGA
- the murD gene encoding UDP-N-acetylmuramoyl-L-alanine--D-glutamate ligase, whose product MAQSSMAPVHPLHGMSVLILGLGASGLAMARWCARCGAQVTVADTRSAPPQLATLQRDVPAAHFVGGPFSAALVQGTQVRAVFKSPGLSPLEVAPVFEASHAIGISTAGELGLFSQALTQLGIERAYAPKVLAITGTNGKTTVTSLTGQLVERAGKSVAVAGNIGPTLLDTLTEKLLADALPEVWVLELSSFQLDGDKTFEPTAATVLNISQDHLDWHGSMAAYAQAKTAVFGHNGLMILNREDPLVMAMLPPPVKVKLQKPQQRPCITFGGNLPQRPGDFGIEVVNGMTWLVRALEADETLKPRKGEAPEIHIQRLMPADALRIRGRHNAINALSALALASCAGCALGPMLYGLREYRGEPHRVQPVGTVNGVEFFDDSKGTNVGATAAALQGLGADRQVVVILGGEGKGQDFSPLADPVSRFVRAVVLIGRDAPLIRAALQQTPVPLLEASSMMEAVTLAHTQAHAGDAVLMSPACASFDMFDNYAHRAQVFVQAVQALATDAGVVLESGL is encoded by the coding sequence ATGGCACAGAGCAGTATGGCACCTGTGCACCCCTTGCACGGCATGTCGGTTCTGATTCTGGGCCTGGGCGCATCCGGCTTGGCCATGGCGCGTTGGTGTGCGCGTTGCGGAGCCCAGGTCACGGTCGCGGACACCCGCAGCGCACCACCTCAGCTCGCCACCTTGCAGCGCGACGTGCCCGCCGCACACTTTGTCGGTGGCCCCTTTTCTGCGGCACTGGTACAAGGCACCCAGGTCCGTGCCGTGTTCAAAAGCCCTGGTTTGAGCCCCCTTGAGGTCGCTCCTGTTTTCGAAGCTTCTCACGCAATAGGCATAAGCACTGCAGGCGAATTAGGCTTATTCTCCCAGGCTCTGACACAACTCGGGATCGAGCGGGCTTATGCCCCCAAGGTCTTGGCCATCACCGGCACCAACGGCAAAACCACCGTCACCTCGCTGACCGGGCAACTGGTGGAGCGCGCGGGCAAAAGTGTGGCGGTGGCCGGCAACATTGGCCCCACGCTGCTCGACACCCTGACCGAAAAACTGTTGGCCGATGCCCTGCCCGAAGTCTGGGTGCTGGAGTTGTCGAGCTTCCAGCTCGATGGCGACAAAACATTTGAACCCACCGCCGCCACGGTACTGAATATCAGCCAAGACCATCTGGACTGGCATGGCTCCATGGCCGCCTATGCCCAGGCCAAAACCGCCGTGTTTGGCCACAACGGCCTGATGATCCTGAACCGTGAAGACCCGCTGGTGATGGCCATGTTGCCCCCGCCGGTCAAAGTCAAGTTGCAAAAACCCCAGCAGCGTCCCTGCATCACTTTTGGTGGCAACCTGCCGCAGCGCCCAGGCGACTTTGGCATTGAAGTGGTCAACGGCATGACCTGGCTGGTGCGGGCGCTGGAGGCCGATGAAACGCTCAAGCCGCGCAAGGGCGAAGCGCCCGAGATCCACATCCAGCGCCTGATGCCAGCCGATGCGCTGCGCATCCGTGGTCGTCACAACGCCATCAATGCCTTGTCCGCATTGGCACTGGCCAGCTGTGCCGGTTGTGCCTTGGGGCCCATGCTTTATGGTTTGCGGGAGTACCGGGGTGAACCGCACCGCGTGCAGCCGGTGGGCACCGTTAATGGCGTCGAGTTTTTTGACGACAGCAAAGGTACCAACGTCGGTGCCACTGCGGCTGCGCTGCAAGGCCTGGGCGCAGACCGCCAGGTGGTGGTAATTTTGGGGGGTGAGGGCAAGGGACAAGACTTCAGCCCCTTGGCAGACCCGGTGAGTCGATTTGTCCGTGCCGTGGTGCTGATAGGTCGTGATGCGCCGCTGATTCGTGCCGCGCTGCAACAAACCCCTGTCCCCCTGTTGGAGGCCAGCAGCATGATGGAGGCCGTGACGCTGGCCCACACCCAGGCCCACGCCGGTGATGCCGTGCTGATGTCCCCGGCCTGCGCCAGCTTTGACATGTTTGACAACTACGCTCACCGTGCACAGGTGTTTGTACAAGCGGTGCAAGCCTTGGCCACGGATGCCGGTGTGGTTCTGGAGTCTGGTCTATGA